One Deltaproteobacteria bacterium genomic window, CTCCCTTATCCTTATAGCGGCGGGTTTCCTGCTGGCCCGGCGCCGCAAGGCCTTTGAACGAAAAGTCCTGGGTATGCTCCTGGGCTCCATTCTCCTTACCATTCTCTCGGAGCTTTGCTTCACCTTCTACATTGATGTTTACGGGCTCTCCAATCTCGTCGGGCACTATTTCAAAATCATATCCTTTTACCTCATCTACAAAGCCCTTATCGAAACCGGGCTCATGAAGCCCTATGTTCTCCTTTTCAGAAAATTGAAACAACGCGAGACGGCCTTGAAGGAGAGTGAAGAGAACTATCGGAACCTGATTCAAAGCCTCCAGGAAGGGATCTGGGTTCTCGACAGGGAGGGCAATACAAGCTACGTCAATCCACGCATGGCCGAGATGTTGGGCTTCAAGCCGGAGGAGATGGAAGGGCGGCCCCTCACAGCTTTCATGGACAAAGTTGGTCTCGAGCTCTTTAAACGGGTTCAGGAGGGAAGTGGTAATGAAGGCGTTGAACAACAAGACATCGAGCTCGTCCGTAAAGATGGAGGACGAATCTACACGATCATCCAGGCGAGCCCCCTGGCGGACAGCAAAGGAAGTATAAACGGCACGATCGCCGCAGTGACGGAAATAACCGAGCGAAAACGCGCGGAAGAAAAACTCAGGCGTGAACTGGAAATCAAGGCAGGGCTCTCCGAACTCTACGAGCCCTTGATGTCTCCCTCCACCTCCATTGAGGATATCGCCGGTATCGTGCTCAAACAGGCTAAACGGCTGACAGGAAGCCAGCATGGATATGTATCCTCCATTGATCCTGACACGGGGGCCATGACCGCCCATACCCTGACGGAGATGCTGAAAGGCCAATGCAACGTGCGCCCGAAGAAGGCGGGCATCGTCTTCGGCAGAGGCGAGGACGGACGCTATCCCGGCCTTTGGGGCCATTCACTGAACACCCGGGTCCCCTTGGTTTCCAATTCCCCTTCCCGGCACCCGTCTTCCACCGGGACACCGGAAGGGCATATTCCGGTTAATCGATTCCTCTCAGTCCCCGTCCTCCTGGGTTCGGAAGTCGCGGGCCAGATCGCCCTGGCCAACGCCGTAAGGCCCTATACGGAAGAAGACCTCCGGGTTATCCAGCACCTGGCACTTTACTATGCCCTTGCTCTTCAGAGAAAACGGGCGGAGGAAGCCCTGAAAAAGGCCCATGACGAACTGGAAATCCGGGTCAAGGAACGAACCCGTGATCTTGCCCAGGCTATCGAAGAACTAAGGGGGCAGATCAAAGAGCGCCTGAAGGCCGAGAAGGCCCTTCGGGAATCGGAAAAAAAGTACAGCACCCTGGTGGAAGAGTCCCTCATGGGGGTCTATATCCAGCAAGGGGATCGCATCGTCTTTGCCAACGACCGGTTCGCGAAGATCCACGGATACAAGAGAGAGGAGATCGTGGGGATGGAATCCCTGGATCTCGTCCACCCGGATGACCGGGGCATGGTTAAAACTTTCAGGGAGAGGCGAACCAGGGGGGAGTCCGCCCCTTCGGAATACGAGGCCAGGGGTCTCACAAAGGAAGGGAAGACCATCTGGATCACCCGCAGGATCAACGTTGTGACCTACGGCGGAAAACCCGCCGTCCTGGGAAACGTGGTGGACATAACGGAACGCAAAAGGATGGAGGCCGCTCTTCGTGCGTCGGAAAAGGAACTCAGGATCCTGTCGGCCCAACTCCTTTCCGCAGAGGAAAACGAGAGGAAACGCATCGCCCAGGAACTTCACGACAGTATCGGGCAATCCCTTGGGGCCATCAAGTTCAGTCTGGAAAACACCCTTCACCAACTGGAAAAGGGGGAAGGGGATCAATGTAAAAGAAGTCTTGGAGAAATCGTCCCCTTGACCCAGAAGGCCATAGAAGAGGTGCGCCGGATCGTGATGGACCTAAGGCCCTCGATCCTCGACGATCTGGGCATCCTGCCCACCATCTCCTGGTTTTGCAGGCAGTTTCAGACCATTTATGCCGGCATTCAGGTGGAAACCCAAATCGGTATCATGGAACAAGATATTCCTGATCCCCTGAAGACCGTTATATACAGGGTCCTCCAGGAGGCCTTCAACAACGTCGCCAAGCACAGCACCGCTGACCGGGTCCGTCTCTCCCTCAGGAAAAACAATGGTCATATAGAACTGGAGATCGAAGACAATGGGGCGGGCTTCGACGTGGATCAAGCCATATCCCGGGAAAGCACCAGGAGGGGATTCGGCCTGGCGAGCATGAAGGAGCGGACGGAACTGTCAGGAGGCACCTTTTCCATGCAATCGGAGAAGGGACGCGGCACGCGGATCCATGCCGCCTGGCCCCTCCTGGAGCAGTGAAAAAGAGGATGTGATCCCTTCACGATGAGACCCCTGAAAAACGCCCCTTTTGCCCGGTCTTCCGTCTCCGTCACGGCCTTCGGCGTGACAAGCCCGCCAAACAGCCGGCGGGCAGGTCTTCGTTACTTCATGGGGTTAGGGATGGGGGAAACTCGGGCACGCAGAAAAAATCCCACGTGCCTCTAAAATCTAATCCGGGGAGTACTTCGACTCGATACCAGCCTCCTAACGGC contains:
- a CDS encoding PAS domain S-box protein, with translation MPKTQTYRSILFGFFVFAGLFLASRYNYLLFHSLAEIFSIVVACGIFMVAWNVRRTLDNGYLLFLGIAYLFVAGLDMVHTLAYKGMGIFPGYGADLPTQLWIAARYMEGLSLFSAPFFLRRRAGVGKLFAVFSLIFLVLMISIFQWRIFPACFVEGAGLTPFKKGSEYLISLILIAAGFLLARRRKAFERKVLGMLLGSILLTILSELCFTFYIDVYGLSNLVGHYFKIISFYLIYKALIETGLMKPYVLLFRKLKQRETALKESEENYRNLIQSLQEGIWVLDREGNTSYVNPRMAEMLGFKPEEMEGRPLTAFMDKVGLELFKRVQEGSGNEGVEQQDIELVRKDGGRIYTIIQASPLADSKGSINGTIAAVTEITERKRAEEKLRRELEIKAGLSELYEPLMSPSTSIEDIAGIVLKQAKRLTGSQHGYVSSIDPDTGAMTAHTLTEMLKGQCNVRPKKAGIVFGRGEDGRYPGLWGHSLNTRVPLVSNSPSRHPSSTGTPEGHIPVNRFLSVPVLLGSEVAGQIALANAVRPYTEEDLRVIQHLALYYALALQRKRAEEALKKAHDELEIRVKERTRDLAQAIEELRGQIKERLKAEKALRESEKKYSTLVEESLMGVYIQQGDRIVFANDRFAKIHGYKREEIVGMESLDLVHPDDRGMVKTFRERRTRGESAPSEYEARGLTKEGKTIWITRRINVVTYGGKPAVLGNVVDITERKRMEAALRASEKELRILSAQLLSAEENERKRIAQELHDSIGQSLGAIKFSLENTLHQLEKGEGDQCKRSLGEIVPLTQKAIEEVRRIVMDLRPSILDDLGILPTISWFCRQFQTIYAGIQVETQIGIMEQDIPDPLKTVIYRVLQEAFNNVAKHSTADRVRLSLRKNNGHIELEIEDNGAGFDVDQAISRESTRRGFGLASMKERTELSGGTFSMQSEKGRGTRIHAAWPLLEQ